gaaccgactgccaccagcccgaagatgaggatagcgaagaaatcagaagtttctgctgccggctgccaacgaaagccggcagccgacagccgaaagccggcaaagggaaaggaacataaagatgcactcacccgccaagccgcgatcaagcgcgctaaaatcgtcggtccaacgcttggcggtagccgtcagctctgtggacttggcggtgacctcctcctgcagcgcaagccgctgcttctccacctccgtcagccgccggctcagatcatccaccttctccttctccgccgtcctgagggagttgagctcggtgaggtggttctgctccgagcgcagccgcgtcagctcctgctcagccagcttgagcttgccggcggcggatcggcccgcctcctcgctctcggcgcactgggcgcgagcggctcggagatccgactccagctgcgggaccttggcggcttcaactgcgaggcggccggaaagaaatgtcagccaaccaagactagaaagaaaataagatatcaagtcgaaagaagcatagagcttacccttgacggcttccagctcgcgggccaagtcggcccggtccagcttggccttgtggtaatgggtgacggcgcgattatacaaagtggtgcgccggtccatcacagcctaaggaaaagaaAAAGTTAGTCGATCAGGCGAAACCcgtgccggctccaagcagccggcccatgcctcggagggctaccaggataataatcagatcaaaaacagataaagcttaccttgccggcttcctccaccttggcaacgctggccgcggtctcggcagccctggccttgaggtgggcctgcaggctggagaagaacatctccaccgatgcttggccgggattcccctcccggctggtcacctcgtaggagtcggcgcggagccacgcctgctccatggtggcagccgagccgaggctggagtcggaggcggacggcactgcAGGCggtgcgcccttggccacgtgcaggccttgCGGTGACGCCGATGGGGTCCCCGTCCTCACcaacgcgcgcgagtcggcgccctccatgcgcgccggctcgtctctCGCCGGCTCCTGCTTGGCCGGTTCCTCTGtcgtcggctgcggcggcggcgtcgctccgggcgcagcggatggcccagccggcccagtcaTCTCCGGCGCCTGGggcgccccctccgggctctcgtccagctccaccacgctgggcctggtgccggctccggccgcaggcgGCGACAGAGGaaccggccaggcaggagccggcgagagacgagccggcgcgcatggagggcgccgactcgcgcgcgttgGTGAGGACGGGGACCCCATCGGCGTCACCGcaaggcctgcacgtggccaagggcgcactgCTTCTgcaggtgccgtccgcctccgactccagcctcggctcggctgccaccatggagcaggcgtggctccgcgccgactcctacgaggtgaccagccgggaggggaatcccggccaagcatcggtggagatgttcttctccagcctgcaggcccacctcaaggccagggctgccgagaccgcggccagcgttgccaaggtggaggaagccggcaaggtaagctttatctgtttttgatctgattattatcctggtagccctccgaggcatgggccggctgcttggagccggcacgGGTTTCGCCTGATCGACTAACTTTttcttttccttaggctgtgatggaccggcgcaccactttgtataatcgcgccgtcacccattaccacaaggccaagctggaccgggccgacttggcccgcgagctggaagccgtcaagggtaagctctatgcttctttcgacttgatatcttattttctttctagtcttggttggctgacatttctttccggccgcctcgcagttgaagccgccaaggtcccgcagctggagtcggatctccgagccgctcgcgcccagtgcgccgagagcgaggaggcgggccgatccgccgccggcaagctcaagctggctgagcaggagctgacgcggctgcgcctgctggagcagaaccacctcaccgagctcaactccctcaggacggcggagaaggagaaggtggatgatctgagccggcggctgacggaggtggagaagcagcggcttgcgctgcaggaggaggtcaccgccaagtccacagagctgCTGGATGGAATCAATCCGTTCATCTTCTTTTCTGCACCACATCTTCTTTCCTATCTTCTCACACCTCATAGGAAATCAATTTATCTCTATATTATTTGCTCTCTTAGTCTATCTGAATGTCTTATGTCTTCCTTCTACGTCAGCTTCAACCACCGCAGAAAACTCGATATGCAAGTCACCGCTGGTGCTGCTAGTGCAGCACAACCAGGTCAAGTTGTGTAGCTAATGCACAGACCAAAATCGGACGCAGAGAAAATCAAAGAAATAAATAGAAAACCAAAGAAACATATGGCACGGTTGCTACCACCACATCAGCTAATCGCCACCGCACTCTTGTGTTTACCGTGACAGCACCACCAATGCTGATTTGGTATGGGTTTTCCAGTTTGCAATCGTGGCCACTTCTATCCTTGGCCAGGGACTGCTGCTTCTTGCGCCTTGCCCTCCTTGGATCGGCGTAAGCCGCGCGGACGTAGTCCGCCTGGGCAGCCACCGGAGACGATGTTCTCGTGAGTTTCCCATGGTTGACGTCGTCCGCCTACTCCCCCAGCCGCTCGTCCGCATGGTGGCATCAATGGTGAAGCTCGCGGCGGCGTCAGTAGCAAAGCAAGGAGTGGCCGGAGCTCCGTCGGGCGCGCGGCGACCTAGTCCGGGCGCGCAAAACCAAGGGATCGATCGGGGATGGGGCTTGGTCACCGGACGTCCAGGATTTCGGGAGCAGGGGGTCCACGGCAAGCTGTTCCGTTGCTCCTGCGGTCCTGCCAATGACGGAGCCGTCGTTCGTCGCTGCTGGCCGGCGTGGAGCTCCATAGTCCGAGGAGGTGACCGATGACTCTGCACTTACGTGGATTGATAGTCGGATCAGTTTTTGGCTCATATGTTGCTGATGGCTTGGCCGCCATCGCTGCAGGGCAAGGACTGTTGCCATAAGCCTGACTTGTAGCACGATCTCATCAGACGTTCTAGCAGCGGTCCTGCAAGACAAGTGCACATGCTGTTGGCCTACTGCTGGCTTGGCCGCCATCGTGGTAGGGCGAGGACTGATTCTATAGGTCTTACTTGTAGCACGCTGCCATGGACGTGATACCAAGCTCCCGACGCAAGAATTAATCTATTCCGCCTAGAGCTATTTGAGCTAGAGACCAAACTAATCGATCGATCTTTTTTCTGGTACGATGTGACCAGCTGTGGGAAGGGACGCTGAGAATATATATAGCATGCAAGACCTGCTACCTGGGCAGTTTCTAGAGGAGTTTTGGATAGGGATTATGTTACCGACTACTAGTTCTAGACGTATACGTAGGACAGCACTTAGATCGTTCGATTGTATATTTCCTGGATTCTAACATCACGGACGAAACGAAGCAA
This region of Lolium perenne isolate Kyuss_39 chromosome 2, Kyuss_2.0, whole genome shotgun sequence genomic DNA includes:
- the LOC127328990 gene encoding uncharacterized protein; this encodes MEGADSRALVRTGTPSASPQGLHVAKGALLLQAVMDRRTTLYNRAVTHYHKAKLDRADLARELEAVKVEAAKVPQLESDLRAARAQCAESEEAGRSAAGKLKLAEQELTRLRLLEQNHLTELNSLRTAEKEKVDDLSRRLTEVEKQRLALQEEVTAKSTELLDGINPFIFFSAPHLLSYLLTPHRKSIYLYIICSLSLSECLMSSFYVSFNHRRKLDMQVTAGAASAAQPGQVV